A window of Ornithorhynchus anatinus isolate Pmale09 chromosome 21, mOrnAna1.pri.v4, whole genome shotgun sequence genomic DNA:
accgacgagggacggagaagtgaagcgagcggcccgaggtcacacggcggacgggcggcggagcagCCTCGGTCCcttcccgctgcttctctaacctccccCCCTAccttgtacaggtgaggtaactgaggcccggacgaTGGTAGCGGTGGCGTtcgttgagcgcctactctgtgccgagcgccgttctgagcgccgggggagatacggggtcatcgggaggtcccacgtggggctcgcggtccccatccccgttttccggctgAGGGGACCCGGAGAGGTCGAGTGAGCGGCCcggggtcgcccagcagacgggcggcggggccgggatcgggacccggctCCTCCGACTCCCGCCCGGCCTCTTCCCGCCGGACCGCACCGCCTTCCCCGACCCGGCGGTgttttccgggggggggggcgggcgccgaGGCTGCGGACCCCCGCCGTAGGCCccggtgagcccgtcgtgggcgagGAAGGCGTCTGCCGGCTGTCGTGtcatcctctccccagtgctcggtacagtgctccgcacgcagtaggcgctccgtGAATACCGCTGCCCGACCCGGAGAtttccccggccccggggagaggaggaatgggagggaggtgtgtgtgtgtgtgtgggggggtccccCGGCACCCGCCGACGGCTTCCGGGTGGGGCACCGGACACCCCCCCCAAGATGGGAGCGTCTAGTCCGCCCAGAgcggcccgccgggcccggctccgcccGGCTCCTCCGGAGGCCGTTTTCCCGGTCGGATCCCGTCCCCGCTCCGGCCGGGATCCCCGCGGGATGGGcggtgggtgagggagagggagagcgggggtccctcccccgccccccgggagggcGGAGCGTAGCCGCGGCGGGGTCGTCGCCGGGCCCCGGTCCTCACATGCTTGACGCTGACACGTTTTCTTGGGTTTTGTCATTTTCCGGCTCGTTTGGTCGTTTCTGGCTTGCAGACTATTTTTGTAACACAGATTTCCGGGTAGTGAGAATCATTAAAAACGTTGGAAATGTCCACGGCCCGTCTCCGCCGGgtcgcggggggcggcgggggcgaggcGTCCCGGGAAGGGCGGCCGAggtggagcggagggggaggcgggtgggagatcgaggaagggcgggggggacgggggacgggggagagccggggtctgGGTTCCGGCCCCGGGCCTGCCGCGGGACCTCGGGGACGGGGCTCGACCCCTCTTGACGGTAATAGATGATGACTCTGGCactcgtcgagcgcttaccggccGCCACGCGCCGGGCCGGAGGCGAGGTCGTCGGGCCGGACGCGGCCCCCCCGTCCCGCGTGGCGCTCGCGGTCTCCGGCCCCGtctgacggacgagggaaccgaggcccgggggagggaagtcacccgaggtcacccggcaggcgagcggcggagccgggatcagaacccgggtccttcgtgGCGTAGCGGGCGGAGCGCGGGCCGGGGAatcacagcaggtgctcaaaaaacacgattGACCGATCGAACGAATGCCCTCGTATCTGTTGCGTGCctggtctgtgcagagcactgggctgagcacttgggcgagtccaatagagttggcagacacgacccTGGCCCTCAGAGAGGTGACAGTCTTCCAATCGATCGATACTATTTACTAGAAGTAACGGTCGTACTCCTCGAGCGCTAACtgcgttccaagcgccggggtcgaaTCGAGAtcatccccgtcccccgcggggctcgccttcttaaccccattttccagatgagggaactgaagcgactcgcccagggtcgcacggcaggcgggcggggaagtcggggagaggccCAGGCTCCGGCCCTTGGTCGGGCGCCTcccgggcgcggagcactgtgcgagAGGCTGGGGGAGAACCCACGGGTGGGAAAGGAGGCGGGATCCCGGTCTCTGGAacggagaggggcgggagggagggggcttcgCCGGCCTCGGGCTAAACGCGGCCCAGCCCGGGTGGAGGGCGTCTAGCGGAGAGGGGGAGGCTCGTGGAGGGGAGGCCACCCGGTCCCGGCTCACTTCGTGCATTCTTTCATtgggtcgtacttattgagcgcctactctgtgcggagaactgaggtaagcgcttgggagagtccagtagaacaacgaagagacccgttccccgcccgtaacgagctgccggtccagagggggaggcgggcgggaggagagatgaagaaatggcggagggggacgggagcggcgcggggccgggccggggggaggaagagaggcagccgacgcggaagggagcgggagaagaggacgggagggcgcggtcggggaaggccaccgggaggaggagacgggcccgcCGGAAGGCTCCGGAGGCCGGGAGGGCGACGGTCCGAGGACCGTGAGgcgggacgggggtcgggggtcggcggCCGCACGGGCCTCGTCGGGGCCCGGACGgaaggtcggcgttagaggagccgagcgtccggaccggaccgggccggACGATCGGCCGGGGGAGTTAGGAGgcggccgggggacggacggcttCAGCCGACGCGGACGAGTTAGCGTTTGGTGAGGAGGtgaccaccggaggttctcgaggggcggggtgacgtgtcctcgACGTCTTCGTGAAGAACGACGCGGGCggcggggcgaggccgggggtcggcgaggaggccgacgccgtCACCGAGGGGAGGCCACCCGCCGCCCGTCAGCGCACCCCGTCCCGCCTCCCCCCACGTCGCATCCCCCCCAGAGAAGACGCCCCCGACGCCGAGAAACCTTCCCCGCCCCTCGTCTCTCCCCCCGGCGGCCGCCCGGTCTTCCCGCCCGACTCCCACGGCCCTCTGGGTCTGCCCCCGTCGTCCGCCGGGACGGCGGcctcccctccgtccctctgGGATCGTCCCTCGCCCGTCGGAGCCTTCCGGGGTCAGCCCTTCCCGCCCGTCCCACCTCGggcgcgtcgcttcacttctccgcgcctcagtttccttctctgtaaagtggggtttcgctccctgtcctcttccccccccccccttaagccgcgagccccgtgtgtgtcggagaatgtgtccaccctgattgtctTTGATCGTCCCCGGTGCTTACCtataaatatgatcattattgtcgatgatgacgacggtgtcggtcaagcgctcactatgtgccgagcaccgttctaagcgctggggtagatacaaggacatcgggtcgtcccacgtggcgcacggttttcatccccattttccagatgaggtcactgagacccaggggaaccaagtgacctgtccaaggtcacacagcggacaagtggcggagccgggatcggaacccacgtcctacAACGACAAccgttgttattaataataataagtattcttATTCTTAGGCCTCCTATTGACGCAGAGGAAGAACTGTGGAAAGTCAGTCCCCCAGCCTCCCCGATCCAGATAGACGGTTCTCGAGGGCAGGTGTCGTTCCTCCTCACTTTACGGGACGcacccaggcgctcggtacagttctctgcacgcagtaggcgcccgggaaataccattaactgatcgaTTCAGCTTCCATCTATCCAACTGGCTTTCTCAGAGTTCTCCCGGAGCTAATTATACACGGTGATAAGGCCCGTTATACCTTGAGCTTGGACACGTAACCGAATAATTTCTTATTATACAGAAGGCGGTAGGAGGATGTCATCGTTCCAGAGACAGAAGCCCAATCTAAAATCCAAAACGCAGCCCAAGTCGATGATTTAATGTTGCTAAGGCAACGGGAACTTGGAAATTTCTTCATTTTGGGGCGTTTTCTGTCTTAACGGTACCGGTTCCGCGCTGACCGTGTACAAGACACCGtagcgagcgctggggtggattcgttcgttcgatggtatttgtcgagcgcttactatgtgcagagcactgtactaagcgctcgttgccagctaatcgggtcggacccggcccccggcccccgtggggctcgcggtctccatccccatctgacaggggagggaactgaggcccggagaagtgaagtgacttatccaaggtcacacagcagttaaggggcggagccgggattagaacccaggtccctccgactcccaggcccgggctctacccactgggccttgGTGCTTTTtttctgagcgcttcctgggtgcagaacaccgtactaaactctcgatgataataatatcggtgcttgttacgcgcttactatgtgccaagcactgctctaagcgctgggggagatacaagtcaatcgggtcggacacggtccccgtcccccgtcccccgtcccccgtggggctgacggtctccatccccattttgcagaggagggaactgaggcccggaacagcaaagtgacttgcccaaggtcaagcagcaggcaagtggcagaggcgggattagaacccagatccttctgactccagggcccgggctcCTCACAACTGTCAACAGGAGTTTCACTGTttcctctctcaagcgtttagtccagtgctctgcaccctataAGCATTCAGTCGATAACGCTTGATCGATTAGCTGATCGATAGATTAGTTGATTGCGCCTTCCaggaagaaaagcagcgtggcccagcgggtagAGTCCGGacaagggagtcaggaggacctgggttcgaatcccggctctgccacttgccccccCCGTGCGATgttggataagtcgcttcacttctctgggcctcagtttcctcatctgacaaatggggatggagacggtcagccccacggggggcgggggctgggtccaacccgattagcttggctccacctcagcgcttagtacagtgcctggctcctagtaagcgcttaacaaagacgacacaattatcactattattattatataataacatataattatacattataattatGCAATAATATATGatcgctaaataataataattaataataataataataacaacaacaacaataataataaataataacaacaataataaaagccACCACCAGGGGTCTCCGCCTCTTCAGGGGCGTCTCGCCATTGCAGCATCTGGACACTAGGTGGCGATGGTGAACCACGCATAATAACGAtgccgctatttgttaagcgctcactgtgtgccaagcactgttctaagcgctgggggagatacaaggtgatgaggttgtcccccgtgggactcacagtcttcatccccatttgacagatggggtcactgaggcccagagaagtgaagcgccttgcccaaagtcacccagctgacagagccgggattaggtcatgggttcgaagcccggatctgccacttgtcagctgtgtgactgtgggcgagtcacttcacttctctgtgcctcagttccctcatctgtaaaatggggatgaagactgggagccccacgtgggacaacctgactcccccgtgtccaccccagcgcttagaacagtgctcggcacatagtaagcgcttgacaaataccaacattattattattattattattattattagaacccagttcctctggctcccagccccgagctcttcccattaggccacgctccctctctgacccccattgtccagacgaggaaactgaggcccagagaatgtaaataataataatgatgatgatgatgacggtatttgttaagcgcttactatgtgccaagcattgggggggatacaaggtaaccaggtggtcccccgtggggctcccagtcttcatccccattttccaggtgaggtcactgaggcccagagaagggaagtgaccggcccggagccacacagccgacgcgtggcggggccgggattagaacccgcgacctccgactccccagcccggcctcttcccacaaGCTCACCCggcagaggggcggggggaggcggggatcagaacccagatcctctgactcccccgggctctctccacccccacccctaggctgcttctctcacccccatctcccagcggaggacaccgaggcccggagaaggtaagtgactcatccaaggtcacgcgacagccaggtgacggagccgggaggaCGACCCGGCCGCCGCGGCtcccccgggctccttccgctgggcCGGGCCGCCTCTCCCGGGGTCCGGTTCCTCTCGGAGCcgacgggaggggtgggggggatttcCATCCCGGGCTGTCGGGGCGCGTCGGGAGCTAAAACGGGATGGGGGACAAGGAGTCCGGAGGCTCGGACGAGGAACGTCGGCTTCTCGCCGGGCGGTCGGGTGAGTCACCGAAAACTCCGAGGACGAGGAACGAGTCGACGGGTGTGAAGAGCTAGCGGAGGTGCCGGGAGGAGGGCGTCCCGTACAGCGAAGGgattattatacattattatttttattatgagaagagctggcggggggggggggggggataggttGCCGTGGAGACCGTGCGTTATTAGTAACCCGTCGCTTCAAGGGGGGTCACGTCTCCACCTTCGTCTCCTCGTCTCGGTGAGAATCGTGGGCGGGGGTCTCTGTTGGGCCCTTACTCtccgctaagtgctggggtagaacgaTAATCATCCCAaagatgggatctgttaagcgcttactgcgtgcccggcgctgtaccgagcgctgggggggataatccaagccagtcgggttggacgcggtccccgtccacgtggggctcacggtctccgtccccactttccagatgagggaactgaggcccagagagtaacaatggcgatgatgacgacggtatctgttaagcgcttaccatgtgccgagcactggggtggatccaacgctctcaggttgtcccgcccggggctcgcagtctcggtccccgttttacagacgaggtcactgaggtaccgagaagcgaCCTGTCCGCCCAGCGgacgcggggcggagccgggattagaacccaggaccttccgagcGGGtcggatgcagaggaaaggacggattttagttgAAGGAGGGACCCGCGGGATCTGGGGGCAGGCGGGATATTCCCGTCTGAGCCTCAGCTGGAGGCTTGAGATGGAAATATTTCCCACTTTCTAGCGATTGTCAGGGCGGGGGAACCTCCTCGGATCCATCGCGGAAGAGTTCCCTCTTGCACGAGCGCCTTGAGAAGCGGCgaaaccccgggcctgggagtcagccgggacgcgggttcggatcccgcctccgccacccgtctgccgcgcgaccccgggccagtcacctcacctctctgggcctcggttccctcgcccggAAGAGGGGGACGGAggcggcgagccccgcgtgggtcagGGGCCGCGTCCGCCCTGAAACAtcggaagcgctcggtaaatacgcccgaacgaatgaatggctcCTGTccgtcccggcgcttagaacggtgcttggcacacggcgaGCGCGGAGCGAGCATcataaagaagaagaaggatgggTGAATCCCCCCCAGCCCGTAAACCTACCTCGTcaacccgtcgtgggcagggagcgtgtctactgaCCGGATTGGactctcattcatccatccaatcgtatttattgagcgcttaccgtgtgcggagcactgtactgagcgtgtggaggatactctcccaagcggtcggcccagtgctctgcacgcggtagacGGCAGCTCCGTGAGGGCGAAGGACCCGGTCAACTAGCTgtagcggactctcccaagcgctcagtccggtgctccgcacggcggagacgctcaataaatagcaccgctCGATTCTCTCGGGAGCGATGTTCCGGGCCAGTCGGGCCGgcgactagagaggggagaaagaagaggcaaaGATCACCCGCTCGTCATCAACATCACCTTGTTTTTATTGAGAATACAGAAAGAAGCGGGCCGCGACCCCCCCGAGCCCGATCAGACcggagtggaaataataataatgatgatgataagagcgattggggtgttggttaagcgcttactatgtgccaggcgccgtactaaacgccggagtgggtacaagcaggtcgggtcggacccggtccccgtctcccgtggggctcgcggtctccatccccattttccaggggagggaaccgagggccggagacgtgaaatgactggcccggggtcacccggcggacgggtggcggagccgggattagaactcacgccctctgactcccaagaccgggctccgcCCGCAAGGCCGGGCTGCTCCTTTTAAGAGCccggtgggggacgggggctgcgtccggcCTGATTCTTTCggctctcccccggtgcttagcgcgTAGCGAGTGCTTAAGAAGCCCCTTCGTGAGGGTGGTTATTTTGGCGAGGGgtaatgtggggggggggggcggaggcgggaggggaggggtcccggcctctagcctctcctcgcggggcggggagggcccggggcatCGGGTGGGCACCGGCAGGGAACCGGAGCCGTGTGGAGAGGGCCTCGGGCGGGCCCCGGGAGTCGATCCGAGTCGCCGAGGCGGGTCGTCTGACCGGGGCGTCGGGTGGGCGCCGGAGGAGAGACCGAGTCACGAGGTCAGGGCACCGGACGTGAACCTCGGCCTCACGTAGACGGGGCGCGGGCGAAGCAGGGGGCGGCCTGGCCGGGCCGGTCCGGGCGATCCGCGTGTGTgacggggcgtggggggggggggtctctcctcctcctcctcctccccgccgttccggggaggcggaggggggcgtCCTacagggccgccccctccccggagagGGCCCCGGCCGCCCCTTCGCCCCGGGTCACCGGCTTGAAGGGGCGCGGCCGGGAGGCGCCGTAACGCTtctggttgtcccacctgagctTGGGGCGGACCCTCCTCATGAAGCCCCCGTAGCGCTTGTggggcccggcccccccgggcgGGCTCCTCTTGGGGTACCTGCGCAGGAAGCCCCCGTACCTCTTGCCCTCGGCCTTCCGGCCCCCGGTGACCCCCGGGGCCTCGGCGGGAGGCCGGAGGCCCTCTCCTCTCGGAAGGCCTCGGGACGGGCCTAGCGGGCCGAGGCCCCCGCGGCTCGTCCGGGGCTCCTCTTCGGGGTCgccgggggccccggccgggggccccGACCGCCTCGGACCCGGGAGGAGGGcgcccaggagggacaggatcagccggcatctcccccactccccgccgGACGCCGGGGCCGCCTCGCACTCCAGCGTGCAGATCTGCGGCGAAGCGGAGAGAGACGGCCCGCCGTCGGTCGGGAGGACCGGAGCCGTGCCGGGCGCTCGGGGGGGCCCGATCCGCTAAGGCCGCCTGTCGAGCGCTGACCGGGGGCGGAGCGCCGGGcccagcgtttgggagagtttaatcGAGCCATAACGGCCTCTGCTGAGCGCCCGTCGCGGGCGGGCCGCGgcactctctctctgcctttctctcttcttctttctcctacttctgtctctcctccctgcttgtgtctctcagtctctccccttctgtctctcattccctctttatctctgcttctgtctcattCTCTCGGCTTctgtctctcatcctctctctgcttctgtctctcattctttctttatctctgcttctgtctctcattctctctgcttctcttcatctctgcctctgtccctcattctctctcttcatctctgcttctgtctctcatcctctctccgtttctgtctctcattctctctctccatctccgcttctgactctcattctctctctgcttctctcattctctctgcttCCGTCTCTGCTtttgtctctcattctctctgcttctctcattctccctcttcatctctgcttccgtctctcactctctctctgcttctgtctcacGTTCTCTTTCTATCTGCTTCGgtctcatcctctctctccacttctgcCTCGTCCTCCCTTTTctgctcctgtctctcattctctctctccactcctctctgTTTCCGTCtcgttctttctccttcttccgtctcttgctctctctttctctctgcttccatctctcattctctctctccccctctgtctctcactctctcattctctgcatcTCTTGTTCTTTCACTCtgctctgtctctcattctctctttctgcttctctcatTCGCTCTTTGCTTCTGTCTCTCATCTCTTTCTTTATCTCTGCTTccgtctcttgctctctctctgcttctgtctcatgttctctttcttcttctgtctctctttctctctccgcttctgtctctcgttctctctctgcactcctctctcttctctctttctgcttctgtctcttGTTCTCTCTTTCGCTCCGCTTctacctcattctctctctccacgTCTGCCTCTcgttctctctctgctcccccccgtcccccgtctccCTGCACCCGCGTCCCCCCCGTTCCaacctcccctccgccccggcctcAAAAATCCCCCAAGACACCTACCAGCGGGTCGAGGGTGTCCTGCGGGCCCTGGGTGTGGTCGGAGCACCGCGAGCACTGAGCCGAGCACTGCGCCGAGGCCGAGGAGAGCGCGCCCAGCcacaggggcagggccagggccagcaCGTGCCACTCCATGGATGGGAGCGCCGCCTGCCCGAGAGACAGAGACGCAcgggcatccgttaagcgcttactaggcgccgggcaccggaccgagcgccggggtggatccgggccggtcgggtcggacgccgtccccgtttcccggacgaggggacggaggcccggaggagggaagcgaccggcccaaggtcacgcggcgggcgagcggccgaggcgggacgagaacccaggtcctcccgacacccgggcccgggctccgaccGCAAGGCCGCGCGCCGCCTCTCCGTTCTTGTCGTCGGGGAAAATGGGACCGGAGaggagacgccccccccccccccgctcccccgacctccgaccccctccctcctcctccccgctaaTTGGGACGAAATGAAAAACAAATCGGGGGTCACCCGGGAGCCGCCCCCGAAGAGGCGACCCGAGGCCCGTCCCCCGGGCCGCGGCCGGCGTGGGTCGGCCCGACGAGCGGGGGTCGGAGAGGTGGCGGGTTAAGCCGAGCGGGGAAGACGGGATTCATTAAAAACGGGTGAATTATTCCCGCCGAGAGCCGCCCGCCGCCGTCTGTCGAGAGCCCTCTCCGGCAGACTCTCCCACGCACGAGTCGGGTGAGCTTCGTCTGCCCGGcaggccgggagagggggggaaacCGACTCGTTTCCAATCCTCCCTTCCGGCCGCGGAGAGGAGGCTCGTAAAATACatagcagcgcttagtacggggcccggcccgtagttaggcgcttaacgaatgccatttatttattcttatccTATAGACGCATTAAAAGAAATCT
This region includes:
- the PDYN gene encoding proenkephalin-B isoform X2, with translation MEWHVLALALPLWLGALSSASAQCSAQCSRCSDHTQGPQDTLDPLICTLECEAAPASGGEWGRCRLILSLLGALLPGPRRSGPPAGAPGDPEEEPRTSRGGLGPLGPSRGLPRGEGLRPPAEAPGVTGGRKAEGKRYGGFLRRYPKRSPPGGAGPHKRYGGFMRRVRPKLRWDNQKRYGASRPRPFKPVTRGEGAAGALSGEGAAL
- the PDYN gene encoding proenkephalin-B isoform X1, whose amino-acid sequence is MAALPSMEWHVLALALPLWLGALSSASAQCSAQCSRCSDHTQGPQDTLDPLICTLECEAAPASGGEWGRCRLILSLLGALLPGPRRSGPPAGAPGDPEEEPRTSRGGLGPLGPSRGLPRGEGLRPPAEAPGVTGGRKAEGKRYGGFLRRYPKRSPPGGAGPHKRYGGFMRRVRPKLRWDNQKRYGASRPRPFKPVTRGEGAAGALSGEGAAL